In Lactuca sativa cultivar Salinas chromosome 5, Lsat_Salinas_v11, whole genome shotgun sequence, the DNA window CCCTCTTCTTCTCATCCTCCTCCTGCTGTGATATCTCATTATCCACAGATTCCTACACTGTAATCGAAATCCATTGATCCAGTTGAAGAGGCTAACGTCAGGGGAGATAGAGTGAGTGGGATCATTATTATACACAGAGAGAATTGCTTCTGTATGTCAGTAGATTGTACACACTGCAATTACTACGGTGGATTTGGTGAGCTTGCTAACCCCCTACAATGGCCTCAACTTCGCAAAAGGCGTCGCATTCTACCGATGATTCACTTCCGATCCACCGTCAGGCGGTTTCCGCTGACGTCGTTGTTGTCGAAAACTGGCACAACAACGATCAGAAGACGCCGATCAAGAATACATCAATCGCTACCTTGATCAATACTACCGATCCTTCCGCTTCCTCTAAAGGTAATCTATATCTTTGTTTGCATTGATGTATATGTCGAATCTTATATATTCGGCATTTAGAAATATCTATATGCGTATTTAGGGATTTATCTCTAGTTTTGTTGCATGTGCTTGTATACGCATATATGTATAGTAACACCGATAAATCTATCTTTACGGATATTACCATATGTGTAGTTTCGCGATAGATACACACAACTGTGAATATTGTTGTATGAGCGTATTAGACAATATCACTTTAAGTTTTGGTATCTGCTAATGAAAAATTGTCTGCTATCTGTTTTCTATCGTTGATTCGTGACCTTTGTTTGATCGTATATGAATTGTCTTTGCCGAATCCTGAAGTTAAACCTTATGTCAGCCAATCTCTTTATAGAAAGAGTTAAATCCTAGAGTTAATTGAAAGTACAAGAGTAGATGTCTGTTTtaggaagaagaaggatggttgtAGATTAGCTCGGTATTTAAGAGCTACATTCTACAAGATGATGAATTCGAGAGCTGTGGCTTATCTAGAATACATTATACCCTTAACTTACATATGCAAAAGAGATCATGATTCATTATAGTTGCCTACTTACTTCATAAGTAATCCATGTGTTTTGCTTTGAGCTATCACAGTGAAAGTAATGATAAGCAACATTATTATAAGTTGTAAGATGGTCATTCAAGATCTTTTTTTTATTTGGCCTCCAAATCTTTTGCCACTTGCAGTTTGACAAATTCATGCTCTACTCTTACAGGAATCCAAATCCTCACACGGGCTCAAACAAGCCATCCATTGGACCCATTATCTGCTGCTGAAATCAAAGTAGCAGTAGCAACTGTCAGGGCAGCTGGAGCGACACCTGAGGTATTAATTGGGATTATGCTGTTAACACTCAAATCATCTTAATCATGATGAATGATGACATACTAATTGTgtgtttgaattttctttttcagGTCAGAGATGGTATGCGGTTTGTGGAGGTGGTTCTATCAGAACCAGATAAAAGTGTTGTTGCACTTGCAGATGCATATTTCTTTCCACCTTTCCAACCTTCTCTACTACCCAGAAGCAAAGGTGGTGCTGTAATACCTAGTAAGCTTCCCCCAAGGAGAGCTAGACTTGTTGTCTACAATAAAAAATCAAACGAAACAAGCATATGGATTGTTGAATTATCCGAAGTACATGCAACAACTCGTGGTGGACATCATAGAGGGAAAGTCGTTTCTTCAAGAACAATTCAAGATGTTCAGCCTCCCATGGTACTCTACTCTACTCCCCATTCTTTCTCTTATATAAATCGAAAAAAAGATTTAACTTTACTGATGCCCTCATGATTATCTATCCATCACAGGATGCTGTTGAATATGCTGAATGTGAAGCTGTTGTGAAAGAGTACTTTCCCTTTCAAGAAGCTATGAAGAAGAGGGGTATTGAAGATATGGATCTTGTGATGGTTGATGCTTGGTGTGTTGGTTATCATAGTGAAGCAGATGCTCCTAGCAGAAGATTAGCAAAACCACTTATCTTCTGTAGGACTGAAAGTGATAGCCCAATGGAAAACGGATACGCCCGACCCGTTGAAGGAATTTATATTCTTGTTGACATGCAAAACATGGTTGTCATTGACTTTGAAGACCGAAAACTTGTCCCATTGCCACCTGCTGATCCTTTAAGAAACTACACTCCTGCTCATACACGAGGTGGCGTTGACCGAAGCGATGTAAAGCCCTTACAAATTCTTCAGCCCGATGGGCCCAGCTTCCGTGTTAATGGCCAATATGTTGAGTGGCAAAAGGTAGTGAAATTATCCATACAAAAATCGCATTAGTAAAACATATATGttaaaaattacttttttttttttgttgatagTGGAACTTTCGTATTGGGTTTACTCCAAGGGAGGGATTAGTGATACACTCGGTTGCATATGTTGATGGAAGCAGAGGTAGAAGACCAATTGCTCATAGATTGAGCTTTGTTGAAATGGTTGTTCCTTATGGTGATCCAAACGATCCACATTACAGAAAGAACGCGTTTGATGCAGGTGAAGATGGTCTTGGAAAAAATGCTCATTCTCTTAAAAAGGTTTgctcatttatgtttttaaattttagGTAACTGTAACTGTAACGTGTGAGTATGCTTAAAgagtattgtttttttttttatagggATGTGATTGCCTAGGttatatcaagtactttgatgcaCATTTTACAAACTTCACTGGAGGtgttgaaacaattgaaaattgTGTATGTATGCATGAAGAGGATCATGGAATCCTGTGGAAGCATCAAGACTGGAGAACTGGCTTAGCGGAAGTACGAAGATCTCGGCGTCTTACAGTGTCATTTATATGTACTGTTGCCAATTACGAATACGGTTTCTATTGGCACTTTTACCAGGTGAGttagttatatttaattatttatatactaCATGATTTCAAAACCTAATTATGAAATTTCAGTTATTTAAATGATGGTGTATTGTATGGTTTTGTTTGCAGGATGGAAAGATTGAAGCTGAAGTTAAACTTACAGGGATTTTGAGTTTAGGAGCATTGCAGCCTGGGGAAGTTAGAAAATATGGGACAACAATTGCACCAGGGTTGTATGCGCCAGTTCATCAACACTTTTTTGTTGCTCGTATGGATATGGCTGTTGATTGCAAGCCTGGAGAAGCATATAACCAGGTATATACTGTGATTCATTCAAAGTTCAAAGCTCAAACCAACCAAACAGGATAATGGAACGTAATGATccattccatttttttttttttttgtgaattgtGATTCCACTCCACCTTACCAAAACAGACCCTTATTGTGTTTTGTTTGTTCACTTCAGGTTGTTGAAGTTAATGTGAAAGTTGAAGAATCTGGGAAAGATAACGTCCATAATAATGCATTCTACACCGAAGAAACTTTACTTAAAACTGAAAATGAAGCTATGCGTGATTGCAATCAGTTATCTGCTCGTCATTGGATTGTAAGCATCTTTTCCCTTTTAAAagaattatttatatatatatatatatatataaaaaaaaactttttgtaGATTATTGGTgaaatgtgtatgtgtatgtagaTTAGAAACACTCGGACTGTGAATAGGACGGGGCAGCTGACAGGGTATAAGCTGGTACCAGGTTCAAATTGCTTGCCATTAGCAGGTTCAGAGGCTAAGTTTTTGAGAAGGGCTGAATTTCTTAAACATAATCTTTGGGTTACACCGTATGCACTTGATGAGAATTTTCCTGGAGGAGAGTTTCCTAATCAGAATCCACGTGTTGGTGAAGGCTTAGCCTCATGGGTCAAGCAAAATCGTTCTCTTGAGGAAACTGATATCGTACTTTGGTCAGTcaacatatatttatttatttatttatttccttcgAATTTCACCATCACCATCCTTCATGTGCAGGTATGTATTTGGGATCACTCATGTTCCTAGGTTAGAAGACTGGCCTGTTATGCCAGTGGAACACATTGGTTTTATGCTTCAGGTAATCATCTACTTATTATAACTTATCTCAATTCTCAATCCATCAATATCATAATCCCTTTATgagtacttttttttttttttttttttttacttgtcTGTTTTACCCAAGATTCCCACGTAATCCCTCTGACCCTGACCCTGACCATGGTCCCTCTCCCTGTCACTGCTACCCTACCAAACACTGTGGGTACATCCAACATCCATTtgtgttatatttatttttttctaaatacaaaataaatatatttggATGCAGCCACATGGATTCTTCAACTGCTCACCAGCGGTTGACGTCCCTCCAGGAGCGTGTGAGATGGATGTGAAAGACAATGAAGCTAAAGAAGGCGTTGGCGTTGCAACCAAGTCTGTTTCAAATGCTTTGATTGCCAAGCTTTGATGT includes these proteins:
- the LOC111887425 gene encoding diamine oxidase [copper-containing] 1, peroxisomal, with protein sequence MASTSQKASHSTDDSLPIHRQAVSADVVVVENWHNNDQKTPIKNTSIATLINTTDPSASSKGIQILTRAQTSHPLDPLSAAEIKVAVATVRAAGATPEVRDGMRFVEVVLSEPDKSVVALADAYFFPPFQPSLLPRSKGGAVIPSKLPPRRARLVVYNKKSNETSIWIVELSEVHATTRGGHHRGKVVSSRTIQDVQPPMDAVEYAECEAVVKEYFPFQEAMKKRGIEDMDLVMVDAWCVGYHSEADAPSRRLAKPLIFCRTESDSPMENGYARPVEGIYILVDMQNMVVIDFEDRKLVPLPPADPLRNYTPAHTRGGVDRSDVKPLQILQPDGPSFRVNGQYVEWQKWNFRIGFTPREGLVIHSVAYVDGSRGRRPIAHRLSFVEMVVPYGDPNDPHYRKNAFDAGEDGLGKNAHSLKKGCDCLGYIKYFDAHFTNFTGGVETIENCVCMHEEDHGILWKHQDWRTGLAEVRRSRRLTVSFICTVANYEYGFYWHFYQDGKIEAEVKLTGILSLGALQPGEVRKYGTTIAPGLYAPVHQHFFVARMDMAVDCKPGEAYNQVVEVNVKVEESGKDNVHNNAFYTEETLLKTENEAMRDCNQLSARHWIIRNTRTVNRTGQLTGYKLVPGSNCLPLAGSEAKFLRRAEFLKHNLWVTPYALDENFPGGEFPNQNPRVGEGLASWVKQNRSLEETDIVLWYVFGITHVPRLEDWPVMPVEHIGFMLQPHGFFNCSPAVDVPPGACEMDVKDNEAKEGVGVATKSVSNALIAKL